In Methanonatronarchaeum sp. AMET-Sl, one genomic interval encodes:
- the hisC gene encoding histidinol-phosphate transaminase: MNKVAKEIDEYKRGKTKEEIAEKYGLNPNEIVSLASNENSYGPPPKAIQAIKENAGRVYRYPSPKDAERIRREIAQKTKLKPENVVLGTGSDGIMESLMKMYIEPGDQVIIPTPTFSYYTLLTKIYKAKPKHIQRNQNYSLPKNISNEINQDTKIIFICSPNNPTGNTVTTEKLKQILKQDILVVLDEAYIEFADQTHAPLVKQHDNLVVLRTFSKAYGLAGLRIGYALTNPKITNKYKAVSPPFPLAIPSIEAAIAALNDKEHHKKTIKNNQRERKRLQKEIPLKTYPSKGNYVFIDTSPIKATKITKKLMKKGVIVRDCTPIPGCKDTHIRITVGTPKENTKTIQAIKKITKK, from the coding sequence ATGAACAAAGTTGCCAAAGAGATAGATGAATACAAACGGGGAAAGACAAAAGAAGAGATAGCAGAGAAATATGGTTTAAACCCCAACGAAATTGTATCGCTCGCATCAAACGAAAACTCATACGGACCACCCCCAAAAGCGATACAGGCAATAAAAGAAAACGCAGGCCGTGTATATCGATATCCCTCTCCGAAAGACGCTGAAAGAATAAGACGAGAAATCGCTCAAAAAACCAAACTAAAGCCAGAAAACGTCGTTTTAGGAACAGGTTCAGACGGCATAATGGAAAGCCTCATGAAGATGTATATAGAGCCCGGCGACCAAGTAATAATCCCAACCCCAACCTTCTCCTACTACACATTATTAACAAAAATCTATAAAGCCAAACCAAAACACATACAACGAAACCAAAACTACAGCCTACCAAAAAACATATCCAACGAAATCAACCAAGACACAAAAATAATCTTTATATGCAGCCCAAACAACCCCACCGGAAACACAGTCACAACCGAAAAACTAAAACAAATTTTAAAACAAGACATACTTGTCGTATTAGATGAAGCATACATTGAGTTTGCAGACCAAACACACGCACCACTAGTAAAACAACATGACAACCTAGTTGTATTACGAACCTTCTCAAAGGCATATGGACTTGCTGGATTAAGAATCGGATACGCATTAACAAACCCTAAAATAACAAATAAATACAAAGCAGTTTCACCACCATTCCCACTTGCAATACCCTCAATAGAAGCCGCAATAGCCGCTTTAAACGACAAAGAACACCACAAAAAAACAATTAAAAACAACCAGAGAGAAAGAAAACGACTCCAGAAAGAAATACCACTAAAAACATATCCATCCAAAGGAAACTACGTATTCATAGACACCAGCCCCATAAAAGCAACCAAAATAACAAAAAAACTCATGAAAAAAGGCGTGATAGTAAGAGACTGCACACCAATACCAGGATGCAAAGACACACACATACGCATAACAGTTGGAACACCAAAAGAAAACACAAAAACAATCCAAGCAATAAAAAAAATAACAAAAAAATGA
- a CDS encoding DEAD/DEAH box helicase has product MVNGSQRDIEGVLKGLEREDWYRGQITYKEVLPEQKPSYGDVELHNDIRNYLEENNLRLYSHQAKAIKHIKDGEDVIITTPTASGKTLIFNIPVFEKLLENPNARALYIYPTKALSNDQLTTLRDMDRYLETDGWPDIYDGDTTRDKKVKIRNRSKIILTNPYGLHYYLPWHEKWSKVFQNLEYIVLDEVHNYRGVFGSNVSHLLHRLLRLSKKYGSTPQIIMSSATIANPIELANKLTSRQFTPIKKDGSSSGKKHFIFWDTKQNPDLSPHMQSSALLRYLVQKDLQTLCFTISRRIAELVSRWAGKEDKIKAYRAGYLPRERRKIEKQLKRGEIKGVASTNALELGIDIGKLDSVIISGYPGTITSTWQQAGRAGRDRKESIVFLMGFENPLDQYFMKHPKKLFNKPHEHAIIDIKNPKITMGHLACAAHETPIRNTKYKNKHKKQLEYLTDKGLLRKVANDYYYTPNNQPHHKVKLNNISGEIYQIKHKNKTLETMDTWQAYREAHQGAVLLHQGESYIVEEFNNEERKIKVEKRDVEHYTEPISTTEIQINQTRKTQHDKTIKHGGVRVSEHYTAYRSKNGDEVLGIHPLKLPPIEFDTEGLWIEIPNQTIQKNEEQGYSPEGSLHAVEHAMIAMTPYHAMCDRWDIGGVSSLKHQDTDKPTIFMYDAYQGGIGITKKCYQIINKLIQTTNELINDCNCKEGCPSCIYSPKCGNNNNPLDKNGAKHILKNLKKQTKKNKK; this is encoded by the coding sequence ATGGTTAATGGTAGTCAAAGGGATATTGAAGGAGTTTTAAAGGGATTGGAGAGAGAGGACTGGTATAGGGGCCAGATTACCTATAAAGAGGTTTTGCCGGAACAAAAACCTAGTTATGGTGATGTGGAACTACATAACGATATTAGAAACTATTTAGAAGAAAACAACCTACGGTTATATAGCCATCAAGCAAAAGCTATTAAACATATAAAGGATGGAGAAGACGTTATCATCACAACTCCAACCGCTTCAGGTAAAACACTTATTTTTAATATACCTGTATTTGAAAAACTGCTTGAAAACCCTAATGCAAGGGCTCTTTATATATATCCAACAAAGGCTCTTTCAAATGATCAACTCACAACCCTTAGAGATATGGATAGATATCTTGAGACCGATGGTTGGCCAGATATCTATGATGGAGATACAACCCGTGATAAAAAAGTGAAGATACGGAATCGCTCGAAAATTATCTTAACAAATCCCTATGGATTACATTATTACCTTCCCTGGCACGAGAAATGGAGCAAGGTCTTCCAAAACCTAGAGTACATAGTTCTCGATGAAGTGCATAACTACAGAGGGGTTTTCGGTTCAAATGTAAGCCACCTCCTACATAGGTTGTTACGGCTGTCCAAAAAATATGGCTCCACTCCCCAAATAATAATGTCTAGTGCTACAATAGCAAACCCAATAGAGCTGGCTAATAAACTAACCAGCCGTCAATTCACCCCAATAAAAAAAGACGGAAGCAGCTCCGGAAAAAAACACTTCATTTTTTGGGACACAAAACAAAACCCAGACCTCTCCCCCCACATGCAGTCAAGCGCATTATTAAGATATCTAGTTCAAAAAGACCTCCAGACATTATGTTTCACCATCTCAAGACGAATAGCCGAACTGGTAAGTCGTTGGGCCGGTAAAGAAGACAAAATAAAAGCTTATCGAGCAGGATACCTACCTAGAGAACGACGAAAAATAGAAAAACAACTAAAAAGAGGCGAAATAAAAGGAGTAGCTTCAACAAACGCCCTAGAACTCGGAATCGACATCGGAAAACTCGATTCAGTAATAATATCCGGATATCCAGGAACAATAACATCAACATGGCAACAAGCCGGTAGAGCCGGAAGAGACCGAAAAGAATCAATAGTCTTCCTAATGGGATTCGAAAACCCATTAGACCAATACTTCATGAAACACCCAAAAAAACTATTCAACAAACCACACGAACACGCAATAATAGACATAAAAAACCCCAAAATCACAATGGGACATCTAGCCTGCGCAGCACACGAAACACCAATAAGAAACACCAAATACAAAAACAAACACAAAAAACAACTCGAATACCTAACCGACAAAGGCCTACTCAGAAAAGTAGCAAACGATTATTACTACACACCAAACAACCAACCCCACCACAAAGTCAAACTAAACAACATATCCGGCGAAATATACCAAATAAAACACAAAAACAAAACCCTAGAAACAATGGACACATGGCAAGCATACAGAGAAGCACACCAAGGCGCAGTACTACTACACCAAGGAGAATCATATATAGTTGAAGAATTCAATAACGAAGAACGAAAAATAAAAGTCGAGAAACGAGACGTCGAACACTACACAGAACCAATATCAACAACAGAAATCCAGATAAACCAAACAAGAAAAACACAACACGACAAAACAATAAAACACGGCGGAGTAAGAGTATCAGAACACTACACAGCCTATAGATCAAAAAACGGCGACGAAGTACTCGGAATACACCCACTAAAACTACCACCAATAGAATTCGACACAGAAGGCCTATGGATAGAAATACCAAACCAAACCATACAAAAAAACGAAGAACAAGGATACAGCCCTGAAGGGTCACTACACGCAGTAGAACACGCAATGATAGCAATGACCCCCTACCACGCAATGTGCGACAGATGGGACATCGGAGGCGTCTCATCACTAAAACACCAAGACACAGACAAACCAACAATATTCATGTACGACGCATACCAAGGCGGAATCGGAATCACAAAAAAATGCTACCAAATCATAAACAAACTAATCCAAACAACAAACGAACTCATAAACGACTGCAACTGCAAAGAAGGCTGCCCCTCTTGCATATACTCACCAAAATGCGGAAACAACAACAACCCACTAGACAAAAACGGAGCCAAACACATACTAAAAAACCTAAAAAAACAAACCAAAAAAAATAAAAAATAA
- the guaA gene encoding glutamine-hydrolyzing GMP synthase, which produces MVEVEKFIEKSVSEIDEEIDGDAMIALSGGVDSSVCAELAYRAIGDKLYPVFVDTGLMRKGEVAQIKETFSHMNLRVVEARDRFVGELEGVVDPEEKRHVVGREFIRIFEEVAREFDIEYLIQGTIYPDKIESEGGIKSHHNVGGLPERIDFKSIVEPVEDLYKDEVREVGRALELPETITERMPFPGPGLGVRIIGEVNEEKLSVVREANAVVEEEIMDLEPWQAFAALLSRGTGVKGDKRIHGWIIAIRAVESRDGMTARAMDVPMERLKKIGQRITREIDEVSRVVYDVTDKPPGTIEYE; this is translated from the coding sequence ATGGTTGAAGTTGAAAAGTTTATTGAGAAATCTGTTAGTGAAATAGATGAAGAGATTGATGGAGATGCGATGATTGCTTTATCTGGGGGTGTTGATAGTTCTGTTTGTGCTGAACTTGCTTACAGGGCTATCGGTGATAAGCTTTACCCTGTTTTTGTCGACACTGGTTTGATGCGTAAGGGGGAGGTTGCCCAGATTAAGGAGACTTTCAGTCACATGAATTTGAGGGTTGTTGAAGCTAGGGATCGTTTTGTAGGTGAGTTGGAGGGTGTTGTTGACCCTGAAGAGAAGAGGCATGTTGTTGGTCGGGAGTTCATCCGGATTTTCGAGGAGGTTGCCAGGGAATTTGATATAGAGTATTTGATCCAGGGAACTATCTATCCGGATAAGATTGAGAGTGAAGGAGGTATTAAGAGTCATCATAATGTTGGAGGGCTTCCTGAACGTATTGATTTTAAGAGCATTGTGGAGCCGGTTGAAGACCTATATAAGGATGAAGTAAGAGAGGTTGGTAGGGCTTTAGAGCTACCTGAAACGATTACTGAGAGAATGCCTTTCCCAGGCCCCGGACTCGGTGTCAGGATAATTGGAGAGGTTAATGAAGAGAAATTAAGTGTTGTTAGAGAGGCTAACGCGGTTGTCGAAGAAGAAATAATGGATTTAGAGCCATGGCAGGCTTTTGCCGCCCTATTATCAAGAGGGACTGGCGTTAAAGGAGATAAAAGGATCCATGGATGGATTATAGCTATCCGTGCAGTTGAATCGCGGGATGGAATGACTGCTAGAGCGATGGATGTACCTATGGAGCGTTTGAAGAAAATAGGTCAACGAATAACTCGAGAGATAGATGAAGTTTCTCGAGTGGTCTACGATGTTACAGATAAACCCCCAGGAACAATTGAGTATGAGTGA
- a CDS encoding adenylate kinase family protein: MKIAITGTPGTGKTTATKKLPKKYNVTHLNQLVEENKLYTEKDRDRDSYIVDIEAIKQKTPDKGIVEGHFSHQLDIDRIILLRCHPTELRKRLKNKDFNQQKIQENVMAETVDVILLEAMQTGKTINEIETTNLKPKEVTKKIQEIIEKQPKQNTGNIDWIEQLNEQNDTQL; encoded by the coding sequence ATGAAAATAGCAATAACAGGAACACCAGGAACCGGAAAAACAACAGCAACCAAAAAACTACCCAAAAAATACAACGTAACCCACCTCAACCAACTCGTAGAAGAAAACAAACTATACACAGAAAAAGATAGAGATCGAGACAGCTACATAGTCGACATAGAAGCCATAAAACAAAAAACACCAGATAAAGGAATAGTAGAAGGACATTTCTCCCACCAACTAGATATCGACCGAATAATACTACTCAGATGCCACCCAACCGAACTAAGAAAAAGACTAAAAAACAAAGATTTCAACCAACAAAAAATCCAGGAAAACGTCATGGCCGAAACAGTTGACGTAATCCTACTAGAAGCAATGCAAACAGGCAAAACAATCAACGAAATCGAAACAACAAACCTAAAACCAAAAGAAGTAACAAAAAAAATACAAGAAATAATCGAAAAACAACCAAAACAAAACACCGGAAACATAGATTGGATAGAACAACTCAACGAACAAAACGACACACAACTATAA
- a CDS encoding CDP-alcohol phosphatidyltransferase family protein: protein MLNQLRPFASQTAKPITKKLAQKNITPDQLSITSLIAAILSAIAYIFGNLIIAGTLVLINSILDLLDGELARTLGKTGRQGDFTDHIIDRYADIFILAGITLSPYAPTYLGILAITAVLMTSYLGTQSQAVGIGRVYAGLLGRANRLLLIISTTYLTAIYPHKIMGYTLIGWLLILFIILGTITIIQRTNQIKTRLR, encoded by the coding sequence ATGTTAAATCAGTTACGGCCATTTGCAAGCCAGACGGCAAAACCGATAACAAAAAAACTGGCACAAAAAAACATAACACCTGACCAACTCTCTATAACTTCTTTAATAGCAGCAATCCTCTCCGCAATCGCATATATATTTGGAAATCTCATAATAGCCGGAACACTTGTCTTAATAAACTCAATACTCGACCTATTAGACGGAGAGCTAGCCAGAACTCTAGGGAAAACCGGTCGTCAAGGAGACTTCACAGACCACATAATCGATCGATACGCCGACATATTCATATTAGCCGGAATCACATTATCCCCATACGCACCCACATATCTAGGTATACTCGCAATAACAGCAGTCCTAATGACCAGCTATCTAGGAACACAATCACAAGCAGTAGGAATCGGAAGAGTATACGCAGGCCTATTAGGAAGAGCAAACAGACTCCTTTTAATAATCTCTACAACATACCTAACCGCAATATACCCCCACAAAATAATGGGATACACATTAATCGGATGGCTATTAATCCTATTTATAATACTCGGAACAATAACCATAATACAAAGAACAAACCAAATAAAAACCAGATTGAGATAA
- a CDS encoding acetylornithine transaminase, with the protein MNLDEVAELGEKHLIDVYNRLPIMLEGGQGTRVWDSEGNEYLDFVAGIAVNSVGHCHPNVVEAVREQAGKLIHCSNFYHIESQAKLAEKISEISFGDKVFFGNSGTEANEAAIKLARKATDNTEIIAAEGSFHGRSLGSLSATWKDRYRGPFQPLVPDFSFVPYGDTEEIKNRVSGETAAVMLEPIQGEGGVNIPPEGYLEAVRDICNDTGTLLVFDEVQTGMGRTGKWFGYQHHDVEPDIISLAKSLGGGLPIGAMVAKKEVGEAFTPGDHASTFGGNPIACSAALATIKTMENDNLIKRSREHGAYMKNQLKDLIHQDQNNWINEVRGRGLMIGLETDGKAQEIVDKALEKKVLLNKVSEDVIRFVPPLTVTKKEIDKVVSLIG; encoded by the coding sequence ATGAATTTAGATGAAGTCGCAGAGTTAGGTGAAAAACACCTAATCGATGTATACAACAGATTACCAATAATGCTTGAAGGCGGTCAAGGAACACGAGTATGGGATTCAGAAGGCAATGAATACCTTGATTTCGTTGCGGGAATTGCTGTAAACTCTGTTGGCCATTGCCATCCAAATGTAGTTGAAGCGGTTAGAGAGCAAGCTGGAAAATTGATCCATTGCTCAAATTTCTATCACATAGAGAGTCAAGCAAAACTTGCAGAAAAAATCTCAGAGATATCATTTGGAGACAAGGTTTTTTTCGGCAACAGTGGTACCGAAGCAAATGAAGCCGCTATCAAACTTGCTAGAAAGGCCACAGATAACACCGAGATAATAGCTGCCGAGGGATCTTTCCATGGCCGTTCACTAGGCTCATTAAGCGCTACATGGAAAGATAGATATCGAGGACCGTTCCAACCATTGGTGCCCGACTTCTCGTTCGTACCATACGGAGATACAGAAGAAATTAAAAACAGAGTTTCTGGAGAAACAGCTGCAGTTATGCTTGAACCCATCCAAGGTGAAGGTGGAGTAAACATACCTCCAGAAGGATATTTAGAGGCCGTACGTGACATCTGTAACGATACAGGTACATTACTCGTTTTTGACGAAGTCCAGACAGGTATGGGTCGGACAGGAAAATGGTTTGGATACCAACACCACGATGTAGAGCCTGACATAATCTCGCTCGCCAAATCACTTGGAGGAGGTTTACCAATAGGAGCAATGGTAGCTAAAAAAGAAGTTGGAGAAGCCTTCACCCCAGGTGACCACGCCTCAACATTCGGTGGAAACCCAATAGCATGTTCAGCCGCACTCGCCACAATAAAAACAATGGAAAACGATAACCTCATCAAGAGATCAAGAGAACACGGAGCCTACATGAAGAACCAACTGAAAGACCTTATCCACCAAGACCAAAATAACTGGATTAATGAAGTACGGGGCCGTGGATTGATGATAGGGCTTGAAACAGATGGAAAAGCCCAAGAAATAGTTGACAAAGCCCTTGAAAAAAAAGTCTTGTTAAACAAAGTCAGTGAAGACGTAATCCGGTTCGTACCGCCATTAACCGTTACAAAAAAAGAAATCGATAAGGTGGTTTCCCTAATTGGTTGA